The Bdellovibrio bacteriovorus W nucleotide sequence TCACTTGGGGTTGGCTCTTCTGGTCGTACCAGTGGCCTTTTATGCATTTTGGTCAGGTTATCAGCATCATCATCGTAAATATCTATTGGTGATGGGGCTTTTAGGCGCCGCAATGATCGGAGCTGCAGCGATTCTTCCCCATGATTGGGTGGAGCTTTTCGGCTTTGATATGATGACGATTCTAGGAAGTATTATTTTAGTTGTGTCACATATTCTGAATCGCAACGCCTGTCTTTGTCATGTTCACGTCACAGCTGAAGCATAGCTGCTACGAATTGTTGCAGAAGAGGTCTTGTTAGGTATCAAATTTAAGACCTAAATTGGTAAAATTAGGAAAATCTAATTGAAAACCAAATGAAAGCATATACTATCTTTGGTGTTAACCACACTCTATGGAGGCATCAAAGATGGATAAAATGAATCGTCGTAGTTTCTTTTCGACAATGGCCAAACTAACAGGC carries:
- a CDS encoding hypothetical protein (COG1132 ABC-type multidrug transport system, ATPase and permease components) yields the protein MSEHCCVVDHSQHDEFEKKTTAWDRVGMTLSSICAIHCLITPFLILLVPALGSAFESEWVHLGLALLVVPVAFYAFWSGYQHHHRKYLLVMGLLGAAMIGAAAILPHDWVELFGFDMMTILGSIILVVSHILNRNACLCHVHVTAEA